In the genome of Natronomonas salina, the window CTATGGGATGTATGGTCTCTTTGATATGGTGGTCACTAGTAGTCTCCATTCAACAATTTTTAGTATTAAACACGGTACACCATTCGTGACTATTAACGAGAGTGAAATATATCGAACTCTTGAAAGTAAAACGTTCTCGCTACTGAACGACTTTTCTTTACTTGAGAGACATATCCACGCAGTTGACGGGGACATTTCGAAGTTCTATGAGAAACAGAACTATTTAGAGGAGAAGCCTGACGTCGAACATATTTCTAATCGGATTACTAAACTGAAGGAGAAGGGGTATGAATTCCTTGAGGAGGTGAAAAATCTTCATGAAACAAACAACCGATGACCTTTCAAACTACACTTGGCTGAAAATTGGTGGTCCAGCTAAGGTTGCAATTCCAGAGAGCAAAGAAGAGTTCGTGGGATTGCTTCAAGAGTGTCAAGAGACGAACACGCCGTTTCGAATTCTGGGTAATGGTTCTAATATTCTCGTTAGTGACGAAGGGATTGATGAGCTAGTCATTAAAAGCACTAATGCCTGTACTGAACTTAAATTTGAGGGGAATTGTGTTAATGTCGGTTCATCCGTAATGGTGCCACAATTTATCTCTGCATGCATCAACAACGATTTAGGAGGATATGAGTACCTTTATTCGGTCCCCGGAACAGTCGGGGGGGCAATATACATGAACGCCGGACGTGGCAAGGGCCATAACCAAACAATCTCGGATCACTTATCCTCAGTCGAATTTTATTCGGAGGGTGGGGTTAGGGAGGTGCCTGTCGAGGACCTTGAATTCGAGCATAGGTACTCGATATTTCACGAACATGACAATTGGGTTATCCTCTCAGCTACATTCCAATTACCAAGCCAACCCCGTCATGAAGGAAAGAAGTTAGCGAGGGAGCGGATGGAGAAGGTAAGTCAACGAGAGCGGACGAAGCCAAATGCAGGGTCAGTATTTAAATCTGGTGTCAGATTCCCGTTTCATAAGATTCCTCCCAGAGGGCTCTCTGTCGGTGATGCCAGGTTCGTCTCTGGGAACAGGATCTGCCATAATGGCGATGCGACTTTCGACGATGTAAAGCAACTGATTTCTAGAGCCAAGTGGGTTAACCGATTAATTCCACCATTTAAGGAACCTGAAGTCGAATGGGAGATTTGGGAGTAGTGTCCACTCTACTCCAAAAATGAGTAGCCGAAAAGTTGTAGGGTTTATCTCCGTACTGGGAGGAAAATTCGGTTCACTTCTCCTGGGAGTATTTATTAACCCCCTTATAGTTCGTATCTTGGGTAGCGAAAACTACGGTGATTACGCATTCGTTCTCTCGTTATTTGCGATTTCTACAACCTTTGTCCATGCTGGAATGTCCGCAGGAATACGAAAGTACGTTGCTGAGGACCGATCCGAAAGTTATTGGGAGGAACAGGTTTTCGCTTTTTACAGTCGTCTTGGCGTTGCCCTGGCATTCCTCGGCGCGACCGTTCTGGTTGTATTCGGCCTTATCGGACCCGTGGAACGATTGTTCGGAGACAATTTT includes:
- a CDS encoding UDP-N-acetylmuramate dehydrogenase, translating into MKQTTDDLSNYTWLKIGGPAKVAIPESKEEFVGLLQECQETNTPFRILGNGSNILVSDEGIDELVIKSTNACTELKFEGNCVNVGSSVMVPQFISACINNDLGGYEYLYSVPGTVGGAIYMNAGRGKGHNQTISDHLSSVEFYSEGGVREVPVEDLEFEHRYSIFHEHDNWVILSATFQLPSQPRHEGKKLARERMEKVSQRERTKPNAGSVFKSGVRFPFHKIPPRGLSVGDARFVSGNRICHNGDATFDDVKQLISRAKWVNRLIPPFKEPEVEWEIWE